A stretch of DNA from Pseudoalteromonas ruthenica:
GCCTTGTGCAGCTCTTCGATGAAAATAGCATCAGCGCGACGGAGCAAGTCGCAATACTCTTTCTTAATTTCACCCAGTACCCGTACACCTAGGCCTGGGCCTGGGAATGGGTGGCGATACAACATGTCATAAGGAAGACCCAGCTCAAGGCCTATCTTGCGTACTTCGTCTTTGAACAATTCACGCAGCGGCTCAACAAGGCCCAGCTTCATGTCTTCTGGCAAACCACCAACATTGTGGTGTGATTTGATGACATGGGCTTTACCGGTCGCCGAGGCGGCTGATTCAATTACATCTGGGTAGATAGTTCCTTGCGCCAACCACTGCGCATTCACACGTTTGCCCGCTTCTTCATTGAATACATCAACAAAGGTGTAACCAATGGCTTTACGTTTAGCTTCTGGCTCATCAATCCCTTCTAAGGCTCTCAAAAAGCGCTCTTCGGCATCTATTTTGATGATATTGAGGCCAAAGTGGTCGCCGAACATATCCATCACCTGTTCGCCTTCGTTCAAGCGTAACAGGCCGTTGTCAACAAACACACAAGTTAGTTTATCGCCAATGGCTTTATGAATAAGCATCGCCACGACAGACGAGTCTACCCCACCGGATAGGCCTAAGATCACTTCTTCGTCACCGACTTTTTCACGAATACGCTCAACAGCATCTTCGATGATTTGCGCGGGTGTCCAAAGCTTTTCACAACCACAGATATCAACCACAAAGCGCTCTAACAGACGCAGACCTTGAAGTGTATGAGTCACTTCTGGGTGGAACTGCACGCCATAAAAACGTTTTTCTTCCCATGACATCGCTGCATGGGGACAAGTGTCTGTTCTCGCTGTGGTAGCAAACTGAGGGGGAGTTTCTTCTACTTTATCGCCGTGGCTCATCCATACATCAAGCAGACCGTTACCGTTGTCGCCAAGGTGATCTTCAATGGCTTCAAACAAGGCACAATTACCTACTTTTTCCACTTGCGCATAGCCAAACTCTTTCTTATCAGAGCCGTGTACTTTACCGCCAAGCTGCGCCGCCATGGTTTGCATGCCATAACACACACCCAGAACCGGAACACCCGCTTCAAATACGTAGTCAGGCGCACGCGGGCTGCCCTCTTCGACTGTAGATTCAGGGCCACCAGATAAAATGATGCCTTGCGGGTTAAATTCACGAATTTGCTCTTCCGTTACATCCCACGCCCATAATTCACAGTAAACGCCTATTTCACGCACGCGGCGGGCGATCAGCTGGGTGTACTGCGAACCAAAGTCGAGGATCAATATACGGGAATCATGGATGTCTTTGCTCATTGCTGTCTCATCTAAATTAAATGATGGCGGACCCAGTGCAACCAGGCCCTTTACGCTAACCGAAATTAAGCAGGGCTAGCAGTTGCTAGCCCTGATTGCACCGTTTTCGCGCCTAGCCTAGGCGGTAGTTGGGCGCTTCTTTAGTAATTTGCACATCGTGTACGTGCGACTCGCCCATACCGGCCGAGGTAACGCGTACAAACTGTGGCTTAGTGTTCATCTCTTCAATGGAGGCCGAGCCAGTTAGGCCCATGGAGCTGCGCAGACCCCCCATTTGTTGGTGGATAATATTGCCAATCGGGCCTTTGTAAGCCACGCGGCCTTCGATGCCTTCTGGTACCAATTTCTCGGCTTCTTTCGAAGTTTGGAAATAGCGATCTGACGACCCTTCTTTTTGATCCATCGCACCTAATGAGCCCATGCCACGGTAAGATTTATAGTAGCGTCCTTGATACAGCTCAACCTCGCCTGGCGACTCTTCAGTACCGGCAAGCATTGACCCCACCATGACGCACGATGCACCGGCAACCAGCGCTTTAGCAATATCGCCTGAGAAGCGAATCCCCCCATCGGCAATAACAGGAATATCACGTCCTTTAAGGCCCTCAACAGCATCTGAAATAGCGGTAATTTGGGGTACGCCACAACCAGTCACGATACGCGTAGTACAGATAGAGCCTGGGCCGATGCCCACTTTCACGGCATCCACGCCAGCATCAGCAAGGGCAATAGCGCCTTCAGCTGTCGCTACGTTACCAGCAACGATTTGTAAATCTGGGTAAGCTGCACGCGTTTCTTTGACACGGTCAATAACCCCTTGCGAGTGGCCATGTGAGGTATCGATGAGTAGCACATCAACACCGGCTTCAACCAGTGCAGCGATGCGCTCGTCAGTACCAGCACCCACACCCACCGCAGCACCGACGCGTAAGCGACCTTGCTCATCTTTACAGGCGTTTGGTTTGTCCATGGCTTTTTGGTAATCCTTCACTGTGATCATGCCTTTCAGTTTAAAAGCGTCATCAACAACTAGGATTTTCTCAATGCGGTGCTCGTGCATCAGCCCGAGGATCTGGTCACGATCAGCATTTTCGCTTACCGTAACAAGGTCTTCTTTTTTGGTCATCACGCTAGAAACAGGCTTACTCAGCTGAGTTTCAAAACGCATATCACGGCTGGTAACAATACCCTGAAGGTTATTGTCTTTGTCGGTCACCGGGAAACCAGAGAAGCCTTTCTCAATCGCCAGTGCTTGTGCATCAGCGATAGTCAGGTCCGCTGGTACGGTCACAGGTTGCGACACAACCCCTGCCTCGTACGTTTTTACTTTACGTACATTGGCCGCCTGTTCGGCGATGGTCATGTTTTTGTGAATAAAGCCCAGTCCACCTTCTTGCGCTAGAGCAATGGCTAAACGCGCTTCAGTCACTGTATCCATAGATGCAGAAACAAGCGGGAGGTTCAGCTTAATGCCGCGAGTAAGGCGAGTGGTAAGGTCCGCTGTGTGCGGTAGAACAGTAGAATGACCAGGTACTAAAAGTACGTCGTCAAAGGTAAGAGCTTCTTTAGCGATCCTAAGCATTGG
This window harbors:
- the guaB gene encoding IMP dehydrogenase, which produces MLRIAKEALTFDDVLLVPGHSTVLPHTADLTTRLTRGIKLNLPLVSASMDTVTEARLAIALAQEGGLGFIHKNMTIAEQAANVRKVKTYEAGVVSQPVTVPADLTIADAQALAIEKGFSGFPVTDKDNNLQGIVTSRDMRFETQLSKPVSSVMTKKEDLVTVSENADRDQILGLMHEHRIEKILVVDDAFKLKGMITVKDYQKAMDKPNACKDEQGRLRVGAAVGVGAGTDERIAALVEAGVDVLLIDTSHGHSQGVIDRVKETRAAYPDLQIVAGNVATAEGAIALADAGVDAVKVGIGPGSICTTRIVTGCGVPQITAISDAVEGLKGRDIPVIADGGIRFSGDIAKALVAGASCVMVGSMLAGTEESPGEVELYQGRYYKSYRGMGSLGAMDQKEGSSDRYFQTSKEAEKLVPEGIEGRVAYKGPIGNIIHQQMGGLRSSMGLTGSASIEEMNTKPQFVRVTSAGMGESHVHDVQITKEAPNYRLG
- the guaA gene encoding glutamine-hydrolyzing GMP synthase, coding for MSKDIHDSRILILDFGSQYTQLIARRVREIGVYCELWAWDVTEEQIREFNPQGIILSGGPESTVEEGSPRAPDYVFEAGVPVLGVCYGMQTMAAQLGGKVHGSDKKEFGYAQVEKVGNCALFEAIEDHLGDNGNGLLDVWMSHGDKVEETPPQFATTARTDTCPHAAMSWEEKRFYGVQFHPEVTHTLQGLRLLERFVVDICGCEKLWTPAQIIEDAVERIREKVGDEEVILGLSGGVDSSVVAMLIHKAIGDKLTCVFVDNGLLRLNEGEQVMDMFGDHFGLNIIKIDAEERFLRALEGIDEPEAKRKAIGYTFVDVFNEEAGKRVNAQWLAQGTIYPDVIESAASATGKAHVIKSHHNVGGLPEDMKLGLVEPLRELFKDEVRKIGLELGLPYDMLYRHPFPGPGLGVRVLGEIKKEYCDLLRRADAIFIEELHKAELYHKVSQAFTVFLPVRSVGVMGDARKYDWVVSLRCVETIDFMTARWSHLPYEFLGKVSNRIINEIDGISRVVYDISGKPPATIEWE